In Amycolatopsis coloradensis, one genomic interval encodes:
- a CDS encoding FAD-binding oxidoreductase — MRVVFAGGGVIALLTALKCVSTGHEVVIADQADIPFSGATSFDRHRVLRALHADDPATTAAAVAAHHAWIDLEHLLSTPFYEQVGALTALPAHAATAARELLTAAGSKAEVLGADELAAEFPHAGFVPGTGAIFESHAGVLLADRVLTACATRLRWHAKAELHPHRKVAGIDADRAEVRLADGETLRGDAVLVAAGPWSRDLLAPALSRELVLHRQTMLYCDVPPADAAAWAATPAITSLGSDGGAWLVPPVAGTPLKLSAASACRMVDEIGGATVPSWWREHLIDTFSTLIPGFRRDWLVDTRDCHYLARRSTLGPMLAVLGDRVLTYAACGGSSFKFAPLIARSLAARLTGADPVPTGLEPLDRPLARAAGVHPIRPALRGVS; from the coding sequence ATGCGAGTCGTGTTCGCGGGCGGTGGTGTCATCGCGCTGCTGACCGCGCTGAAGTGTGTGTCGACCGGGCACGAAGTGGTGATCGCCGATCAGGCGGACATCCCGTTCTCCGGTGCGACGTCGTTCGACCGTCATCGCGTGCTGCGCGCGTTGCACGCCGACGACCCCGCCACCACGGCGGCCGCCGTCGCCGCGCATCACGCGTGGATCGATCTCGAACACCTGCTGTCCACGCCGTTCTACGAACAGGTCGGCGCGCTCACCGCGCTTCCGGCGCACGCGGCGACGGCGGCGCGGGAATTGCTCACCGCGGCCGGATCGAAGGCCGAAGTGCTCGGCGCCGACGAACTCGCCGCGGAATTCCCGCACGCCGGGTTCGTGCCCGGGACGGGCGCGATCTTCGAGTCGCACGCGGGGGTCCTGCTCGCCGATCGCGTACTGACCGCGTGCGCCACTCGGCTGAGATGGCACGCGAAGGCGGAACTCCATCCGCATCGCAAGGTGGCCGGGATCGACGCCGACCGGGCCGAGGTCCGGCTGGCCGACGGTGAGACCCTCCGCGGTGACGCCGTCCTGGTGGCGGCCGGCCCGTGGTCCCGGGACCTGCTGGCCCCCGCGCTGTCCAGGGAACTCGTGCTGCACCGGCAGACGATGCTCTACTGCGACGTCCCGCCCGCCGACGCCGCCGCGTGGGCCGCGACCCCGGCGATCACGTCGCTCGGCTCCGACGGGGGCGCGTGGCTGGTGCCGCCCGTGGCCGGGACGCCGTTGAAGCTCAGCGCCGCGAGCGCGTGCCGCATGGTCGACGAGATCGGCGGCGCCACGGTGCCCTCGTGGTGGCGTGAACACCTGATCGACACATTCTCCACGCTGATCCCTGGCTTCCGCCGGGACTGGCTGGTCGACACCCGGGACTGCCACTACCTCGCCCGGCGCTCCACCCTCGGCCCGATGCTCGCCGTCCTCGGCGACCGGGTCCTGACCTACGCGGCGTGCGGCGGCTCGTCGTTCAAGTTCGCCCCGCTGATCGCCCGGTCCCTGGCCGCGCGCCTGACCGGCGCCGACCCGGTCCCGACCGGACTCGAACCGCTCGACCGGCCGCTCGCGCGAGCGGCCGGTGTCCACCCGATCCGTCCTGCCCTGCGAGGTGTGTCGTGA